The Gemmatimonadota bacterium genome window below encodes:
- a CDS encoding amidohydrolase family protein, with protein MIYDVHSHAWRYPDHFNDTFREQAIRMRGYELDLTPSYESYLASARNAGAPVKTVVFGGKARLSGLWTPDRYVAEYCAAYPDQTIPFMSLDPTQDGWKEEMAEGREHLGMRGIKLLPMYAGFYPQDPELDDLWRYAARHGLPVLLHTGTTFVDQAPLDCTLPRHLDAVAIKHPDCRIIMAHLGHPYEGETVAVIRKHPNVYADISGLHYRPFQFYHSLMLVQEYGVWNKLLFGTDYPVTTVDDTLRDLRGLNTMLEGTKLPRLNEAEMERMIHRDAGEILGIG; from the coding sequence ATGATTTACGATGTGCATTCCCATGCCTGGAGGTATCCCGACCACTTCAACGACACCTTTCGGGAGCAGGCCATTCGCATGCGGGGCTATGAACTGGACCTGACGCCGTCGTACGAAAGCTATCTAGCCTCGGCCCGGAACGCCGGAGCACCCGTGAAGACCGTGGTCTTCGGCGGAAAGGCTAGGCTGTCGGGGCTGTGGACGCCCGACCGCTACGTAGCGGAGTACTGCGCGGCGTACCCCGATCAGACGATTCCTTTCATGTCGCTGGACCCCACCCAGGACGGCTGGAAAGAGGAAATGGCTGAAGGCCGGGAGCACCTGGGCATGCGGGGCATCAAGCTGCTGCCCATGTACGCCGGGTTCTATCCCCAGGACCCTGAACTCGACGACCTGTGGCGCTACGCCGCCCGGCACGGACTGCCCGTCCTGCTGCACACCGGCACCACGTTCGTGGACCAGGCGCCGCTGGACTGCACCCTGCCCCGGCACCTGGACGCCGTCGCCATCAAGCATCCCGACTGCAGGATCATCATGGCCCACCTCGGTCATCCCTACGAAGGTGAAACCGTGGCGGTCATCCGCAAGCACCCCAACGTATACGCCGATATCTCGGGGCTGCATTACCGTCCCTTCCAGTTTTATCACAGTCTCATGCTCGTCCAGGAATACGGGGTATGGAATAAGCTGCTCTTCGGCACCGATTACCCGGTCACGACGGTGGACGACACGCTCCGCGACCTGCGCGGCCTGAACACCATGCTCGAGGGTACGAAACTGCCCCGCCTGAACGAAGCGGAAATGGAAAGGATGATTCACCGGGACGCGGGGGAGATACTGGGCATTGGTTGA